One Vibrio sp. CDRSL-10 TSBA genomic window, CTTCTTGCTGGAACAGACAGTGCTTGGCAAAATCGACGGCGTTTTGCGCGCTCCATTCATTGGTTGGTTTATCACGCATCTCTTCACACCAGCCGCTGCTGCCGACTTCGTTTTCACAGCCGGCCAGGGCCAATGCTGCCAAGATTACCACGGCGAATTTTTTCATTATAAATCTTCCTTTACGCTATCTAAGCTTGCTGCGCGCCACTATACCGAAACCGGCCTCAGTTGTGTTAAATCTCCGCCAAATATCTGCGTTTAAGCGCAATTCGATGCATTTTAGCCGGTGTTAGCCCCATATGCAGATAGGGTGATTGGCTATGATGTTGCGTGTTCTGCACCAAATTATGACATATGTGCACCAAACCGGATGTTGATGATAGAACTCTCAGTGATCATTCTCACTGTTTATTAACTCTGTCAGCTGAATTGGACGATCTAACTCACAGTCTGTTTTGCTGCCGGGTGCAATTCAAAAACCGAAAGAATAGGATGCCATCGAAACGTTTCGATGACTGTTTCCTGAGCGAGCTGCCAACGCAGAAACAGCCCAACGTAAGCGCATAAAAAGGTAAAACGATGAAAAAAAGTACCCTACTCAATTCCGATCTGTCCTACCTGGTTTCAACACTGGGTCATACCGATGAAATCACCATTTGTGATGCAGGTTTACCGATCGCAGAAGAATCACAACGTATTGATCTTGCACTGACTCATGGTGTTCCGGGTTTCCTGCAAACGGTGCAGGCCATTCTGTCTGAATCACAGATTGAAGGCGTGGTCATGGCGCAAGAATTTGCCGATGTGAGCCCGGAGCTGCACGCGGCGCTTCTCGATGAACTTAAAAACGAGGAAGCGCGTTGTGGCAAGAGCATTGCCATCAGCTACGTTTCTCACGAAGAGTTTAAGGCGCGCACCCACTACAGCCGCGCCGTAGTCAGAACCGGAGAATGCACACCGTACGCCAACGTTATTTTCCAGGCTGGTGTTGTTTTTTAATCCGCCAAACTCGATTGAGGACTCATTATGACTCAACCAATTCTGGCTCTCAGCAAGATTGAAAAAGCCTTTCCTGGTGTCAAAGCGTTGGATAAAGCGAGCCTGAATGTTTATCCGGGGCGCGTGATGGCGCTGATGGGAGAAAACGGTGCAGGTAAATCGACGCTGATGAAAGTACTGACTGGTATCTATTCCAAAGATGCCGGCACGATAGAATATCAGGCACAAACTGCCAGCTTCAAAGGACCACGCGATTCACAGCACGCCGGTATCAGCATCATTCACCAGGAAACTTAACCTGATTCCTGAGCTGACCATTGCTGAAAACATCTATCTGGGCCGTGAAAAGACCGGTGCGATGGGGCGGATTCTGTGGGCGAAAATGTATGCTGATGCCGACAAATTGCTGGCTCGCCTGAACGTCAAACACAGTTCGAAAACCTTGCTGGGCGATTTAAGCCTGGGTGAACAACAGATGGTGGAAATCGCCAAAGCGCTGTCGTTTGAGTCCAAGGTGATCATCATGGATGAGCCGACCGATGCGCTGACCGATACTGAAACTGAATCGCTGTTCAGTGTGATCCGCGAGCTGCGTGAGCAGGGCTGTGGCATCGTGTATATCTCACACCGCCTGAAAGAAATTTTTGAAATCTGCGATGACATCACCGTGCTGCGCGATGGCAAATTCATCGGAGAATGCCGGGTTGAGGATACTAACGAAGACGGACTGATCGAAATGATGGTTGGCCGTAAGCTGGAAGAGCAATACCCGCGTATCGATGTCCATCCGAGTAATGATATCTGTCTGGAAGTGATTGGCCTGACTGGTTCGGGCGTGCATGACGTCAGTTTCAACCTCAAACGCGGTGAGATCTTGGGCGTTTCTGGTCTGATGGGTGCAGGCCGTACTGAACTGATGAAAGTGATTTACGGTGCGCTGCCGTCTGAACGCGGTGTGATC contains:
- a CDS encoding DUF3012 domain-containing protein, whose translation is MKKFAVVILAALALAGCENEVGSSGWCEEMRDKPTNEWSAQNAVDFAKHCLFQQEVGTPQWCEAMDAKPKGDWSANEATSYAKHCIF
- the rbsD gene encoding D-ribose pyranase, which produces MKKSTLLNSDLSYLVSTLGHTDEITICDAGLPIAEESQRIDLALTHGVPGFLQTVQAILSESQIEGVVMAQEFADVSPELHAALLDELKNEEARCGKSIAISYVSHEEFKARTHYSRAVVRTGECTPYANVIFQAGVVF